From the Opitutaceae bacterium genome, one window contains:
- a CDS encoding gamma carbonic anhydrase family protein, which produces MTVEERLAKHLSKTPDIAAANWVAKNATVVGDVTLKAKSSVFYGAVLRGDIARIVVGEGSNIQDNCIVHLADDLDAIIGDWVTVGHGAIVHACTIGDECLIGMGATILDGAVIGSRSIVAAGAVVTPRTQIPPGSMVMGAPAKVVRTLTPEEQGKIRTWAEKYVPVSAAHAKSQSSTIPA; this is translated from the coding sequence ATGACCGTCGAAGAACGCCTCGCCAAGCACCTCTCGAAGACGCCTGATATCGCCGCCGCGAATTGGGTGGCCAAGAATGCAACCGTGGTCGGTGACGTGACCCTGAAGGCAAAATCGAGCGTCTTCTACGGAGCGGTCCTGCGGGGAGACATCGCGCGCATTGTTGTCGGCGAAGGTAGCAATATCCAGGACAACTGCATTGTGCACCTGGCTGATGACCTCGACGCAATCATTGGCGACTGGGTGACAGTCGGACACGGGGCGATCGTTCACGCCTGCACGATTGGCGATGAATGCCTGATCGGAATGGGAGCGACCATCCTCGATGGCGCCGTTATCGGCTCGCGCAGCATCGTTGCGGCTGGAGCCGTGGTCACCCCCCGCACCCAGATTCCTCCAGGATCGATGGTCATGGGGGCGCCCGCAAAGGTGGTTCGGACCCTTACGCCAGAGGAGCAGGGGAAGATCCGCACCTGGGCCGAAAAGTATGTGCCCGTGTCAGCAGCGCATGCAAAATCCCAATCCTCCACTATCCCTGCTTGA